The DNA region AGGCTATGATATTGTTATTTTTGGTGATAAAAATCATCCCGAAGTAAAAGGCATTATGAGTTATGCACTAAAAAATGTTTTTGTTATTTTAAGTACAGATGAACTTATAGATAAAAAAATTTCAAACAAAGTAGCAGTTGTTTCACAAACAACAAAAAAAGTTGAAGAATTTGCAAAAATAGTCTCTTATTTAATAACTAGATCAAAGGAAGTAAGAGTTTTTAATACAATTTGCAATGCCACTTTAGAAAATCAAAAAGCTGTTGAAAAGCTTGCAAAAAAAGCTGATGTAATGATAATAATTGGTGGAAAAAACTCATCAAATACAAAACAACTTTATTTAATATCGAAACAAATTTGTTCTGATAGTTATCATATAGAAAACGAAAGTGAGCTAAAAAAAGAGTGGTTTAAAGGCAAAAATTTATGTGGTATAAGTGCAGGAGCAAGCACGCCTGATTGGATTATAACAAACGTTTCAAACAAAATAAAAGAGCTTTCATAAAAATCTAAATTGCATTATTTTAATAAGATTTAAAGCATAATTTAACTAAAATTAAGTCTTAATTTATTCTGCCGTGAATAAAAATTACATTTAAAGGGAAAAAAATGGCTGAGGTGAACGAGAAAGAAGTTCAAAATACTATAGGTGAGGAATTTGAAGATTTTGAATCTATGCTAGAAGAGTCTTTAGAAAAGACTTCAGGTGGTGGTGTTACAAAAGGCATCGTTGTTGCTATAAAAGGTGAAGATATTTTTGTTGATGTTGATAGAAAAACAGAAGGCGTTTTAAAAGCGTATGAAGTAACTGACAAAGATGGAAATATAACTGTAAAACCAGGCGATGAGATAGAAGTCATCATCACAGGAAACAGAGGTGGAAAGCCACTTGTTTCATTTGAAAAAGCAAAAAGAGTTAAAAAAGTAGCTGAGTTTATTGAAAATTTTGATGAAAACAATGAAGTAGATGTTGAAGCTAAAATTGTTTCAAAAAATAGAGGTGGATATATTTGTATAAGCAAAGATGGTGTTGAGTTCTTTATGCCAAGATCACAAAGTGCTTTAAGAGATTCTAACTCTTTAATTGGAAAAACTTATAAAGCAAGAGTTTTTAAAATAGATAAAGAAAATAGTGCTATTTTGATATCTAGAAAAAAGATTCTAGATGAAGAAAGAAAAGTAAAAAAAGAAGTTTTAGATCAAATTTCTCAAACAACAGATATCATTGAGGGTGTTGTTAAAAAAATTACAACTTATGGAATGTTTGTTGATGTTGGTGGTGTTGATGGACTTGTTCATTATAGTGAAATAAGCTACAAAGGTCCTGTTAATCCAAGTACTTTATTTAAAGAAGGTGATAAAGTCCCAGTTAAAGTATTAAGCTATGATAAAGAAAAAAAGCATCTTTCACTTTCTATTAAAGAAGCAATGCCAGATCCGTGGCTTGAGCTTGCAGAAAGCGGACTTGCTATGGGTGATGTTATAAAAGTAGTTGTTAATAACATAGAGCCTTATGGTGCATTTGTGGATTTAGGAAATGATATAGAGGGATTTTTACACATTAGTGAAATTTCATGGGATAAAAACATTCAAAATCCAAAAGATTTCATAAATGAGGGTGATGAAATAAATGTTGAAGTTATAGAGATAGACACTGAAAAAAGAAAACTTAGAGTAAGTCTTAAAAATTTACTAGAAAAGCCTTTTGATGAGTTTAAGAAAAACTATAAAGTAGGCGATGTTGTAAAAGGAAGTGTAGTAACTATAACTAAATTTGGTGCATTTATTAAAATAGGCACAGTTGAAGGTCTTTTAAGAAACGAAGATGTTTCTTGGGATAGAAATGAAACTTGCAAAGATTTATTAAAAGTTGGTGATGAGGTTGAAGTAAAAATAACTTCAATTGATACAAAAGAAGATAAGATTTCTCTAAGTAAAAAAGATTTAGAAGATAGCCCAATTGCAAAATATGCCGCTAGCCACAAAGTTGGTGACATAGTAAAAGGAACAATAAGAAATATTAAAGATTTTGGTTTATTTGTTGAGCTTGAAGAGGGCGTTGATGCACTTTTGAGAAAAGAAGATATTTCTAATATTGAAGATTTAAAAGTTGGCGATGAGATAGAATCAGCAATTGATTATCTTGATACTAAAAGAAATAGAATTAGATTAAGTGTAAAAAGACTTTCAAGGCAGAAAGAAAGAGCTGTTTTAAATGAAATAAATAGCGAAAATGATGACAATGTAACTATTGGAGATCTTATAAAAGAA from Campylobacter ureolyticus includes:
- a CDS encoding 4-hydroxy-3-methylbut-2-enyl diphosphate reductase, with the protein product MKIELADSYGFCFGVKRAIRIAENTKDSATYGELIHNAEEIKRLKEHFNVKTLNTMQDLENENSIIIRTHGITKKDLDTFKSQNKKIIDATCPFVSKPQNIVEKMSKEGYDIVIFGDKNHPEVKGIMSYALKNVFVILSTDELIDKKISNKVAVVSQTTKKVEEFAKIVSYLITRSKEVRVFNTICNATLENQKAVEKLAKKADVMIIIGGKNSSNTKQLYLISKQICSDSYHIENESELKKEWFKGKNLCGISAGASTPDWIITNVSNKIKELS
- a CDS encoding 30S ribosomal protein S1, which gives rise to MAEVNEKEVQNTIGEEFEDFESMLEESLEKTSGGGVTKGIVVAIKGEDIFVDVDRKTEGVLKAYEVTDKDGNITVKPGDEIEVIITGNRGGKPLVSFEKAKRVKKVAEFIENFDENNEVDVEAKIVSKNRGGYICISKDGVEFFMPRSQSALRDSNSLIGKTYKARVFKIDKENSAILISRKKILDEERKVKKEVLDQISQTTDIIEGVVKKITTYGMFVDVGGVDGLVHYSEISYKGPVNPSTLFKEGDKVPVKVLSYDKEKKHLSLSIKEAMPDPWLELAESGLAMGDVIKVVVNNIEPYGAFVDLGNDIEGFLHISEISWDKNIQNPKDFINEGDEINVEVIEIDTEKRKLRVSLKNLLEKPFDEFKKNYKVGDVVKGSVVTITKFGAFIKIGTVEGLLRNEDVSWDRNETCKDLLKVGDEVEVKITSIDTKEDKISLSKKDLEDSPIAKYAASHKVGDIVKGTIRNIKDFGLFVELEEGVDALLRKEDISNIEDLKVGDEIESAIDYLDTKRNRIRLSVKRLSRQKERAVLNEINSENDDNVTIGDLIKEQLHN